A window of Cryptomeria japonica chromosome 3, Sugi_1.0, whole genome shotgun sequence contains these coding sequences:
- the LOC131874531 gene encoding WUSCHEL-related homeobox 8-like, whose translation MDQGKSMVESTSNGHLPKRWKPNLEQRRILESIFATGTKNTRRERIAQITAVLQQYGRVEQRNVFYWFQNANNRNKLCISKRTPIYGTTKSSVFGPKEANEIFLKEEEESGRFQRNSPTDVSELATLQLFPLHPDKGGSS comes from the exons ATGGATCAAGGCAAGTCTATGG TGGAGAGCACAAGCAATGGACACCTGCCCAAAAGATGGAAGCCAAATTTAGAACAAAGGCGGATATTAGAGTCCATATTTGCTACTGGAACCAAAAACACAAGAAGGGAACGGATAGCTCAGATTACTGCTGTGCTACAACAATATGGCAGAGTGGAACAAAGAAATGTTTTCTATTGGTTTCAAAATGCAAATAATCGAAACAAGCTTTGTA TTTCCAAACGTACTCCAATCTATGGTACTACTAAATCATCTGTATTCGGACCAAAGGAAGCTAACGAAATATTTTTAAAG GAAGAAGAAGAGAGTGGACGGTTTCAGAGGAATTCACCAACAGATGTTTCCGAATTAGCAACTTTGCAATTATTTCCTTTACATCCTGATAAAGGAGGAAGTTCTTAA